A window of Ruminiclostridium herbifermentans genomic DNA:
ACGAGAATGCAGAATTAAAGAAAGAAATTCAATTAAGAAATGACTTGATTATAACACTTAAAAAAAATATTGATGTTACATCTATGAATAATGTTATAAAGAAGTGGACAGACAGTTTAAACTCAAAAAGCTATGAGAATGCACAAGCATTTATAAGTAAAAACTCAGTAGATAGAACATTGGTTGGAGATATAAATTCTCTTAAAGAAATGTACCAAAAGGAGTTTAAGGAAATAAAGCTTGAGAGTTCAGAACCCTATATTGATTTAAAAGATGATGAAGATATAATGAAAATTAAGCTAAAAGTGGTTTTCGAAGTTATTAAGCCTGCATCCGCTCCTAATGATGAAGAAGTTGAAGGCAGCATTTTTAAAAGTGGAAGCAATGAAAAATTTATAACTATGGAATTTAATTCATACACTAATGAGTGGATGTTATTAGAATTAAAAAATGAGCCTTGAAACACTTTAATTACAATAGATTTAGTTAATAGCAAATTATAAATAGGTATAAATTAGAAAGGTGTTTAATATACTAAAATTCAGTTAATAATTGTTAAAAAGGGGTTATTTTGGAAAAATATTTCCAGTAAATAGGCGATTGGTTTGACAAATATATGTGCTTAGACTAAAATAAAAATAGTCCCTTTGAATATTTTAACAGGAGGTTAGTATTATGACACCGATTGCGAAAAATATTAAAAGGTATTTTTCTAAATTAAGAATTAAGCCTCTAGATGTTGCAATTATACTCATTGCTGTTGTTATATCCATTACTGCTGGATTTTTTGTATTCGATGGATTAAAAAGAAACGTAGTAATCAACGATAATGGGCAAGAGATTGTAATTAAAACAATGAAGGCTACAGTTGGAGAGGTATTAGAGCAAACAGGCATAAAAGTAGAAAATGAAGACTATGTAAGTATGCCGTTAGATGCAAAGCTCGTGAAGATTAAGGAAAATAATATTCAAATTAAACGAGCAGTACCTGTTACAATTAAAGTTGATGGAAAAGAGCTTGACGTAAAGACATATAAGGACACTGTTAAAGAGGTACTTAGTGATAATGCTATAAGTTTTGATGGGAATGACAAATTTATTGGGTCTAAGTTAGAGGACAAAATAGTACCGGATATGGACATTTCTATAGTTCGTGTTGATGAAGAAACAGTGACGGAGGCAATACCTATTCCATTTAAAACAATTACTAAAGAAAATGACCGGCTAGATGTCGGAATAAAAAATACAGTTCGAGAAGGAAAAGAAGGAGTCCGCGAAAAGATTTATAAAGTGGTTTATGAGAATGGAAAGCAGATTACAAAACAATTAGTTAAAGAGGTGGTATCACAAAATCCTCTAGACAAAATTGTTGAAGTAGGTACGGTTTTAAACTACAAGACATCGCGTGGAGATACATTAAGATTTTCAAAGGCAATTGATATGAAGGCAACTTCATATACATCTTCATTTAAAGATACTGGTAAAAACCCTGGAGATCCCGGTTTTGGTATTACCGCAACCGGAGTCAAGGCTAGAAAAGGAATAATTGCAGTGGATCCAAAGGTTATACCACTGGGAACAAGAGTATATGTGGAAGTTCCGGGCAAAGCAGCTGATTATGGATATGCAGTTGCGGCAGACACAGGAAGTGCTATAAAGGGGAACAAGATAGATGTTTATCTTGATTCTGATAGCGCGGTAGAAGCATGGGGAGTTAAAAAGGTAAGGGTTTATATATTAAAGTAAGCTTTTTACAGTTTTTCTTATGCTTTTAAAATAATAATGTTTAAAAGGGACTATTAAAGCTAATCTAATATTTAGATTAGCTATTTTTCTTAAAGGAGATTTAAATGATTAAAAATAATACGCTTGAAGTAATTAAAAAACATAATTTAAAGCTGACAAAAACACTTGGACAAAATTTTCTAAATGATGATAGTGTTGTAAAAAGGATTGTTTCTGCTGCTGAAATAGACGGGCGTACTTTAGTACTTGAGGTGGGCCCTGGTATTGGCAGTATGACAAAGGAGATGGCTTCTATTGCAGCTGGAGTTGTAGCGGTAGAAATTGATAAACATCTTATTGCTGCCTTAAATGATAATCTCAGTGAGTTCTCTAATATAGCCATTATTAATAGTGACATAATGAAAGTAGACATTGAAGCTATAATAAATGAGTATAAAGAAAAATACAATGCGGATAGAGTAAAAGTTGTAGCAAATTTACCCTATTACATAACGACACCCATAATAATGAAATTCTTAGAGGAGGTTAAGGGTATCGATGGAATGGTATTTATGGTACAAAAAGAGGTTGCGCAAAGAATGGTTTCAAAGCCTGGTATAAAAGATTACGGAGCATTATCTGTTGCAGTGCAGTTTTATTCTAATCCTCAGATTATGTTTGATGTTCCGCCTCATTGCTTTATTCCTCAGCCAGAAGTACATTCTACAGTTATAAAATTGGATATCTTAGATGAACCGCCTGTAAAAGTGAATAAAGAACTATATTTTAAATTGGTTAAAGCCTCTTTTGGCCAGAGGAGAAAAACCCTTGTAAATGGATTAGCAAATGCAGGAATATTTAACAAGAGTAAAGAACAGATAAAACATATCCTTGACAGCATGGGATTAAATGAAAATGTCAGAGGTGAGGTTTTATCAGTTGAAAAATTCGGAGAATTGTCAAATTTAATGGAGCAAAAGTAGCTGAATCCTGCTAGGAGTTTTATTTTATTTATTAGAGTTTAAATAAAAATATTAGATATTATAACTCAACCTTCTCAGTTGAAATTTGTAGGTGTGGGATAATTTATCAAATGAAAAGTTAAGTAATTTATTATAACAAGTGAGTTTACTTAGCAATAAACCATTGATTACTTTCCATCACAAATATACATTTTATGAGGAGGCTGAGTTTTTTATATAATGCGTACAATAAGTGGTATGCCGCCGTTAGAAGAATTTTCTATTGTTATACTATATGCTTTTCACCTCTAATTTCACAGTTTTAATGTTTTTCTTATTATTAGTTTTTTAAATGAATTTCCTAGAATTAATTATTTCATTTCTAACTATAAGCAATATTTCTATTAGTAAAATTTAATAATTATATAGCTGCTATCATATTTTGAAGAAAGATAAGTAATGAGTATGATTATTTTACTCATAATATACTTAATTTTTAGTAATAAGTAGCATATTAAAAAAATATAAGGCATATATTTTAATGTTAAGGTATAACTGCGGATACAATTTTCAGTTGTTATCAATTTTTAAGCAAATTTGGGCTTAAAGCTGCAGTAAGCATCCTATTTTTTTATTGTCTTGAGAACATAAATTTACTAAAGGAGAATATCACCATGGCTAATAAATATCAAAAGCAATTTTATATCTTCAAAAGTATGGATAATGATGTTGGGAATCCATCTGGCTACATAAAGATTGAAATAAATGGTGAACAGGCAAAGCTGCAATTATCCCTGAATAATTTGCTAAATAAGCAGGGCTTCATTTACCAGCTTTATGGAATTACAAAAGATGATAGAAACTTAAGTTATACTGTCATTTGTGATATCCCAAATATAAATGGTAGAGCTGATGTAAAAGTAAATGCAAATTGCTTAGACTTAGATAAAATTAATATATATGCTATTATTTTGCGCGTGTCAGGCAATTTACCTAAAATAAAATGTCCTCTTGTTGCTTATGTAAAGGAGGAACTTGATTGGAAAAATGAATTTAATAGCCTTATTTTTATGGATGAAAGGAGTCAAGATAAAAATAATCAGAATTATGCTGCTCGAGATAGCCTGGAAAAGGGCTTTTATGAATCAGAGAGTATTAAAAATACAGAAAATATAAATAACAGTATAAAGACAGATAAAAACTTTTCTGATGACCTTGATCAAACTATTAATAACAGACAGCAGCTTGATGGAAAAAATATTAGGAGTAGAGATGAAATAAATGAAATTGAAAAGGCTGATAGTAGAAGTGAAACTTCTATAAACACTAACAAAATAGATTCTAACCAATCAGATGAATTAAATAATTACACTGAAAGGGTTCTTATACATGAGGGAAGTAATGCTGCGAAAGAAAATACGTCTTATGATACAATAGAAAGTAATATATCTAAAATTGAAGAAATTAGTGATGGGGAAAAATCTGAAAATATAGAAAGTATAGAAAATACATCTGATAAAAGTATCGAAATACATAATGAAGAAAATAGAGAATCTATTGAATGTGAAAAGAAAGAGGATGTACATATAAATATAAATAATACAGAGATGGTAGACGAAAAAAGGAGGGCTGTATTTCAGCCAAATAACCAACTCTTTAATGATATGAAATTAAATTTTTCAGGTAAATTTGAATCAGTAATTAC
This region includes:
- a CDS encoding 3D domain-containing protein, whose translation is MTPIAKNIKRYFSKLRIKPLDVAIILIAVVISITAGFFVFDGLKRNVVINDNGQEIVIKTMKATVGEVLEQTGIKVENEDYVSMPLDAKLVKIKENNIQIKRAVPVTIKVDGKELDVKTYKDTVKEVLSDNAISFDGNDKFIGSKLEDKIVPDMDISIVRVDEETVTEAIPIPFKTITKENDRLDVGIKNTVREGKEGVREKIYKVVYENGKQITKQLVKEVVSQNPLDKIVEVGTVLNYKTSRGDTLRFSKAIDMKATSYTSSFKDTGKNPGDPGFGITATGVKARKGIIAVDPKVIPLGTRVYVEVPGKAADYGYAVAADTGSAIKGNKIDVYLDSDSAVEAWGVKKVRVYILK
- the rsmA gene encoding 16S rRNA (adenine(1518)-N(6)/adenine(1519)-N(6))-dimethyltransferase RsmA encodes the protein MIKNNTLEVIKKHNLKLTKTLGQNFLNDDSVVKRIVSAAEIDGRTLVLEVGPGIGSMTKEMASIAAGVVAVEIDKHLIAALNDNLSEFSNIAIINSDIMKVDIEAIINEYKEKYNADRVKVVANLPYYITTPIIMKFLEEVKGIDGMVFMVQKEVAQRMVSKPGIKDYGALSVAVQFYSNPQIMFDVPPHCFIPQPEVHSTVIKLDILDEPPVKVNKELYFKLVKASFGQRRKTLVNGLANAGIFNKSKEQIKHILDSMGLNENVRGEVLSVEKFGELSNLMEQK